A stretch of uncultured Methanobrevibacter sp. DNA encodes these proteins:
- a CDS encoding MoxR family ATPase produces the protein MPVEDITIKDIDKILLDEGYVSNNEITTTLYLSFLLGKPMLIEGPPGVGKTELAKVIAKSFDRDFFRIQCYEGITFEQIVGEWNYQKQLLHLEAAKNDSDNVDEIFDDEFFIRRPLLNAFLNKKDSVLLIDEIDKADEEVESFLLQALGEQEITINDLGTFELQNDLIVILTSNSQRSLLDETKDRCLFLYIPYPTVEREIEIVKSKLPDADDETVSYVVKLVHQIRDLNLMKKPSVRGTVDWVKSVSHLGTKNLDQSLEDSVGVAIKTESDKKRVVKDIFNKR, from the coding sequence TTGCCGGTTGAAGACATAACTATCAAAGACATTGACAAAATCCTTCTCGATGAGGGATATGTTTCAAACAATGAGATTACAACAACTCTCTATTTATCATTTTTACTTGGAAAGCCAATGCTTATTGAAGGCCCTCCTGGTGTTGGAAAAACAGAACTTGCTAAGGTTATTGCAAAATCATTCGACAGGGATTTCTTCAGGATACAGTGTTATGAGGGAATCACATTCGAGCAGATTGTTGGGGAATGGAACTATCAAAAGCAGTTGCTTCACTTGGAAGCCGCCAAAAACGACTCCGACAATGTTGATGAAATTTTCGATGACGAATTTTTCATAAGAAGGCCTTTGCTAAATGCTTTTTTAAACAAAAAGGACTCAGTATTACTTATTGATGAAATCGATAAGGCAGATGAAGAAGTTGAAAGTTTCCTTCTGCAGGCACTTGGTGAACAGGAAATCACAATCAACGATTTGGGAACCTTTGAACTTCAAAATGATTTGATTGTTATTTTGACATCAAACTCACAAAGATCCCTTTTGGATGAGACAAAGGACAGGTGTCTGTTCTTATACATTCCATACCCTACTGTTGAAAGGGAAATTGAAATCGTCAAGTCAAAACTGCCTGATGCAGATGATGAAACCGTATCATATGTCGTTAAGCTTGTTCATCAGATACGTGACTTGAATCTTATGAAAAAACCGTCAGTCAGGGGAACAGTCGACTGGGTCAAGTCAGTTTCCCATCTCGGAACTAAAAATCTCGACCAGTCACTTGAGGACAGTGTCGGTGTGGCCATCAAAACCGAAAGTGACAAGAAACGTGTAGTAAAGGACATTTTCAACAAGCGATAA
- a CDS encoding helix-turn-helix domain-containing protein has protein sequence MVYRSCRHRVYPNQKQEKLFKQYLGHSRFIHNNIIGEIEYNRHIANLFNASAPYVNNKYVRSIFNYLRVWYPFINELDINTMQECYKPVLQSYENFFKRGFGHPKFKKKY, from the coding sequence ATGGTTTATAGGTCGTGTAGGCATCGAGTTTATCCTAATCAGAAACAAGAAAAGTTGTTTAAACAATATTTGGGACATTCACGATTCATTCACAATAACATTATCGGAGAAATAGAGTACAACAGACATATAGCCAACCTATTTAATGCTAGTGCACCATATGTTAACAATAAGTATGTTCGATCCATATTTAACTATTTAAGAGTATGGTATCCTTTTATTAATGAATTGGATATTAATACAATGCAGGAATGCTATAAACCAGTACTACAATCCTATGAAAACTTTTTTAAACGAGGATTCGGACATCCAAAATTCAAAAAAAAGTACTGA
- a CDS encoding dihydropteroate synthase-like protein — protein MKVLIITGELAYPLIKEVVSGSKEDIIVHIADNTQVAAFLTPRQIIKEVKTSFKDQLDEIDMILVPGLIKKGTKEITKELGIPTFKGSTDGADLAMVLNLIGSIDLSEDKPADKLIEEEKRREAFKFIEEFENDEEKIKKLLKKPNNILIRNLPVGEDFPMRVLSEIANAPFLSKEALINKCQYFVDSGADMIDIGMAAGEDFSDKIPELIETLRPIVGDRPLSIDTLNPKEIQVAAENGIDFVLSLDLGNNSEVQKILKEKDIPVVLLPTNFSQGKSPKSPSERVEAMHQLIKDTEGMRYVADLILDPVNSASIVESIIACHEFHKTNPAPMFFGVGNVTELMDADSGGVNVLLAGIGMELGVSILFTPEESGKTRGSVYELATASKMMFLAKHRKSIPKDLGINLVAFKDKHKRNDIILNELDGIEQTRQVKPMKFIRDKAGSFKINVDYGTTVEASKITATHFKKNKADLVIVGHSAKEIYEEIITKNLVTRMEHAAYLGSELQKAEIAMITGKEYVQDFELFKNPDEFKK, from the coding sequence ATGAAGGTTTTAATAATTACGGGAGAATTGGCATATCCTCTAATAAAGGAAGTTGTCTCTGGTTCAAAGGAAGATATAATTGTACATATTGCAGACAATACTCAGGTTGCTGCATTTTTAACTCCTAGACAGATTATCAAGGAAGTCAAAACATCTTTTAAAGACCAATTGGATGAAATTGACATGATTCTGGTTCCTGGATTGATTAAAAAGGGAACCAAGGAGATTACAAAGGAACTTGGAATACCTACATTCAAGGGTTCGACCGATGGGGCTGACCTTGCAATGGTGCTGAACCTTATCGGAAGCATAGATCTGTCTGAGGACAAGCCTGCTGACAAGCTGATTGAAGAGGAAAAACGCAGGGAAGCATTCAAATTCATCGAGGAATTTGAAAATGATGAGGAAAAAATCAAGAAACTTCTGAAAAAGCCAAATAATATACTTATTAGAAACCTTCCTGTAGGGGAAGACTTTCCTATGAGGGTATTGTCGGAGATTGCCAACGCGCCGTTTCTTTCAAAGGAGGCACTTATCAACAAATGCCAGTACTTTGTTGATTCCGGTGCGGACATGATCGACATAGGTATGGCTGCCGGTGAGGATTTCTCAGACAAGATTCCCGAACTGATTGAAACTTTAAGGCCAATTGTAGGCGACAGGCCGCTGAGTATAGATACACTGAATCCAAAAGAGATACAGGTTGCAGCTGAAAACGGCATTGATTTTGTATTGAGCCTTGATTTGGGAAACAATTCTGAGGTTCAAAAGATTTTAAAGGAAAAGGACATTCCAGTGGTATTGCTTCCGACCAACTTTTCCCAGGGTAAATCTCCAAAATCCCCTTCCGAACGTGTAGAGGCGATGCATCAGCTGATTAAGGATACTGAGGGAATGAGATATGTTGCCGATTTGATACTTGATCCGGTAAACAGTGCAAGTATCGTCGAGTCAATCATAGCATGTCATGAATTTCATAAAACCAATCCTGCACCGATGTTTTTCGGAGTGGGAAATGTAACAGAACTGATGGATGCGGATTCCGGTGGAGTCAATGTTCTTCTGGCAGGTATAGGAATGGAGTTGGGTGTGAGCATTCTTTTTACTCCTGAAGAAAGTGGAAAGACAAGGGGAAGTGTATATGAGCTTGCAACCGCTTCCAAGATGATGTTTCTTGCAAAGCACAGAAAGTCAATTCCAAAGGATTTGGGCATAAACCTTGTAGCATTTAAGGATAAGCACAAGAGAAATGATATAATTTTAAACGAATTGGATGGTATCGAGCAGACCAGACAGGTAAAGCCGATGAAATTCATTAGGGATAAGGCAGGGAGCTTTAAAATCAATGTTGATTACGGTACAACAGTTGAGGCAAGCAAAATCACTGCCACTCACTTTAAGAAAAACAAGGCGGATTTGGTCATAGTGGGTCATTCTGCAAAGGAAATATATGAGGAAATCATAACCAAAAATCTTGTAACAAGGATGGAGCATGCTGCCTATTTGGGTTCTGAGCTTCAAAAGGCAGAAATAGCGATGATAACGGGTAAAGAATATGTTCAGGATTTTGAATTGTTCAAAAATCCTGATGAATTTAAAAAATAG
- a CDS encoding VWA domain-containing protein, whose amino-acid sequence MINKIANLSADLRKEGLPVSIRSTQSAMEIYQNLGDVDRDLLKTALLAVYVKDRYDIPKFLKIFDKVFAEPKAEKKAVEDPNKGKAYRGAGPKSNKYIIKKQNTIGKRLQKERITNEKLKMLSGQPLLEEAKKLERDGELMNRDLTKLNRFDPRMLEICQRLGKRIANKRSRRKVQSNSHKIDMRRTIRANLKYGGVPLELVKAKPRPHKNEHLFLNDISGSCEWISSWFFMLMFSAQTAFKRSRTFEFDNKVIETTKALKEEYLIDSFIKVKDMRVKNMMVHGTSDMYSAFKQFQEKANINNKSYVIILSDCRDWAGPKVDGIPASVGLVEEMVRDSKKVIILNPEDRNKWDIVDSCVSLYEEAGAQIFEVNTLNQLAHFVEQM is encoded by the coding sequence ATGATTAATAAAATTGCAAATTTGTCTGCAGATTTAAGAAAGGAGGGTTTGCCTGTAAGTATCCGGTCCACCCAGTCTGCAATGGAAATTTACCAGAATTTGGGTGATGTGGACAGGGACCTTCTGAAAACTGCCCTGCTGGCCGTTTATGTTAAGGACAGGTATGACATTCCAAAATTCCTAAAAATTTTTGACAAGGTATTTGCAGAACCGAAGGCCGAAAAAAAGGCTGTTGAAGACCCGAATAAGGGTAAGGCCTATCGTGGAGCGGGACCTAAATCCAATAAGTATATTATTAAAAAGCAGAATACAATAGGTAAAAGGCTCCAGAAGGAAAGGATAACCAATGAAAAGCTGAAAATGCTTTCAGGCCAGCCGCTTTTGGAGGAGGCCAAAAAGCTTGAACGTGACGGAGAACTGATGAACAGGGATTTGACCAAACTCAACAGGTTCGACCCTAGGATGCTTGAGATATGCCAAAGGTTGGGTAAAAGAATTGCCAACAAGCGTTCAAGAAGGAAGGTTCAGTCAAATTCCCATAAAATCGACATGAGAAGGACCATCCGAGCCAATCTGAAATATGGCGGGGTGCCACTGGAACTTGTAAAGGCAAAGCCAAGGCCTCACAAGAATGAGCATTTGTTTTTAAACGACATCAGCGGATCATGTGAATGGATAAGCAGCTGGTTTTTCATGCTCATGTTTTCAGCACAGACAGCATTCAAGAGGTCACGAACATTCGAATTTGACAACAAGGTTATAGAAACCACAAAGGCCTTAAAAGAGGAATATCTCATTGATTCATTCATCAAGGTCAAGGACATGAGGGTCAAGAACATGATGGTGCACGGAACATCAGACATGTATTCCGCCTTCAAGCAATTCCAGGAAAAGGCAAATATCAACAATAAATCTTATGTCATTATCCTTTCGGACTGCCGTGACTGGGCAGGTCCGAAGGTAGACGGAATTCCCGCAAGTGTGGGGCTTGTTGAGGAGATGGTGAGGGATTCCAAAAAGGTAATCATCCTAAATCCCGAGGATAGGAACAAATGGGATATTGTGGACAGTTGTGTTTCACTGTATGAGGAGGCCGGCGCACAGATATTTGAAGTCAATACCCTAAATCAGCTGGCGCACTTTGTAGAACAGATGTAG
- a CDS encoding zinc ribbon domain-containing protein — MIKYKCELYGKKFIEVPQYYPSSQICHVCGYRNKDLTTEEREWQCPNCGTILDRDLNASINILNYGK; from the coding sequence ATGATAAAATACAAATGCGAATTATACGGCAAAAAATTCATCGAAGTGCCACAGTATTATCCATCCTCACAAATATGTCATGTATGCGGCTACAGAAACAAAGATTTAACCACCGAAGAACGAGAATGGCAATGCCCAAATTGTGGAACGATTTTAGACCGTGACCTGAACGCCTCCATAAACATTTTAAACTATGGAAAATAA